The following proteins are encoded in a genomic region of Hymenobacter siberiensis:
- a CDS encoding Hsp20/alpha crystallin family protein, producing the protein MKLISSKFIHSIAPQLDLLNTIGGGVAQPQLRVDQHPKGVIVRVAMPTVTADSFRVVLNQQKLTVFGEYRHEPDDKLAAPLFVQTLDLPANLDVGRIDAIHEGQELRVRIPFLNPDGRQREIDIKRNE; encoded by the coding sequence ATGAAACTTATCAGCTCGAAATTCATCCATAGCATTGCCCCTCAGCTTGACCTGCTCAACACCATTGGTGGTGGGGTGGCCCAGCCGCAGCTCCGCGTAGACCAGCACCCGAAAGGCGTGATTGTGCGCGTGGCCATGCCCACCGTAACCGCCGACAGCTTTCGCGTAGTGCTCAACCAGCAGAAGCTCACCGTATTTGGCGAGTACCGCCACGAGCCCGACGATAAGCTGGCCGCCCCACTGTTCGTGCAGACCCTGGACCTGCCCGCCAACCTCGACGTGGGCCGCATCGACGCCATTCACGAAGGCCAGGAGCTGCGGGTCCGTATTCCGTTCCTGAATCCGGATGGCCGGCAGCGCGAAATCGACATCAAGCGCAACGAGTAG
- a CDS encoding BamA/TamA family outer membrane protein — translation MMRVLLRFWVLTLLLAGLTSPAAHAQTPSLDPNVPNQPGLATPTLPPRATPASAAATRRVLAHPRLLMLEAEAADRPVLRRYKVRASVPDSLSVLRAVRELVLGLQGDAYLTASADELHWSRDTVRVRLYVGEQFRWAYLRNGNLGDGLLTRAGYREKFFRGTPFVPEDWVKLQERILTEAENQGFPFATVGLDSIHLNGHDISGRVVLKRGRVVVFDSLQIVGNSKTKKRFLTKYLQIFPGQPFSQQRVAAAAQLLRQLPYLKLRAEPEVRFALGRARVYLLLDDRPSNQFDAIVGILPNANASQTGVQFTGDVTINLRNIKGGGKQLGLQWRKTDAISQLLDAQYVHPNFFGTPLEVSATFNLYKQNEAFTTTRPRVQVTYPTARAGRISFFAEQRASFVDALKDTTVLPANLDSQYNSYGLSYAWANLDDLFFPHRGSLLNVQSALGTKTITKNAQLRPELYAGIPLSSTQYSFGLRAERYFPVKRAGVLLLRLRGEGLLNSRLFVNDLFRLGGLNSLRGFNENQFYTSSYAVATAEFRQFIGPDSYAFLFADQAYLRHDIDNDRFNDQPTGVGAGLSFRTAAGLFQFVYSVGRANNQVFELKSSKIHFGLTSRF, via the coding sequence ATGATGAGGGTTCTACTGCGCTTTTGGGTACTGACGCTGCTGCTGGCTGGCCTGACCAGCCCGGCCGCCCACGCCCAAACGCCCAGCCTCGACCCCAACGTGCCCAACCAGCCCGGCCTGGCCACCCCTACCCTGCCGCCCCGCGCCACGCCGGCCTCGGCCGCCGCCACGCGCCGGGTGCTGGCCCACCCGCGCCTGCTGATGCTGGAGGCCGAAGCCGCCGACCGGCCGGTGCTGCGCCGCTACAAGGTGCGGGCCAGCGTGCCCGATTCCCTCAGTGTGCTGCGCGCAGTGCGCGAGCTGGTGCTGGGCCTGCAGGGCGATGCCTACCTCACGGCCTCGGCCGATGAGCTGCACTGGAGCCGCGATACCGTGCGGGTGCGCCTGTACGTGGGCGAGCAGTTCCGCTGGGCCTACCTGCGCAACGGCAACCTCGGCGATGGCCTGCTGACCCGCGCCGGCTACCGCGAGAAGTTTTTCCGAGGCACGCCCTTCGTGCCCGAAGACTGGGTGAAGCTGCAGGAGCGTATCCTGACCGAAGCCGAAAACCAGGGCTTCCCCTTTGCCACGGTCGGCCTCGATTCCATTCACCTGAACGGACACGACATTTCGGGCCGCGTGGTGCTGAAGCGGGGCCGCGTGGTGGTGTTCGACTCGCTCCAGATTGTGGGCAACAGCAAGACCAAGAAGCGCTTCCTGACCAAATACCTCCAGATTTTTCCCGGCCAGCCCTTCAGCCAGCAGCGCGTGGCCGCCGCCGCCCAGCTGCTGCGCCAGCTGCCCTACCTAAAGCTGCGCGCCGAGCCCGAAGTGCGCTTTGCCCTGGGCCGGGCGCGGGTGTACCTGCTGCTCGACGACCGGCCCAGCAACCAGTTCGACGCCATTGTGGGCATTTTGCCGAACGCCAACGCCAGCCAGACGGGCGTGCAGTTCACCGGCGACGTCACCATCAACCTACGCAACATCAAGGGCGGCGGCAAGCAGTTGGGCCTGCAATGGCGCAAAACCGACGCTATTTCACAGCTTCTCGATGCCCAGTACGTGCACCCCAATTTCTTCGGCACGCCGCTCGAAGTATCGGCCACGTTCAACCTCTACAAGCAAAACGAGGCGTTCACCACCACCCGGCCCCGCGTGCAGGTTACCTACCCCACGGCGCGGGCGGGCCGCATCAGCTTCTTTGCCGAGCAGCGGGCCTCGTTTGTTGATGCGCTGAAAGACACCACCGTACTGCCCGCCAACCTCGATTCGCAGTACAATTCCTACGGCTTGTCCTACGCCTGGGCTAACCTCGACGACCTGTTTTTTCCGCACCGGGGCAGCCTGCTGAATGTGCAGTCGGCATTGGGCACCAAAACCATCACCAAAAACGCCCAGCTGCGGCCCGAGCTGTACGCGGGCATCCCGCTTAGCTCCACACAGTACTCGTTCGGGCTGCGCGCCGAGCGTTACTTCCCCGTGAAGCGGGCGGGCGTGCTGCTACTGCGCCTGCGGGGCGAGGGCCTGCTCAATTCGCGCCTTTTTGTCAACGACCTGTTCCGGCTGGGCGGGCTGAATTCGTTGCGCGGCTTTAATGAGAACCAGTTTTACACCAGTTCCTATGCCGTGGCTACGGCCGAGTTCCGGCAGTTCATCGGACCGGATTCCTACGCGTTTCTGTTTGCCGACCAGGCCTACCTGCGCCACGATATCGACAATGACCGGTTCAATGACCAGCCCACCGGCGTGGGTGCGGGCCTGAGCTTTCGCACGGCGGCGGGTTTGTTCCAATTCGTGTACTCGGTAGGCCGGGCTAACAATCAGGTATTTGAGCTAAAATCCTCCAAAATTCACTTTGGTCTGACAAGTAGGTTTTAA
- the hemW gene encoding radical SAM family heme chaperone HemW: MAGLYLHIPFCKQACHYCDFHFSTSLGLKSRLVEAIVREIELRRDYLGAGVALETIYFGGGTPSLLTADELAQIFAAIHHHFAVSPQAEITLEANPDDLSAAKLRELSQAGINRLSIGLQSFYEPHLRMMNRAHTAEESTTAVRRAQDAGFENISIDLIYGVPAPGHHIWEADLANAFALGVPHVSAYALTIEPGTAFGHRLQKGTFKPAPDEFVATQFEMLLAAMRGHGYTQYEISNFCQPGRESRHNANYWRGVPYLGLGPSAHSYDGQNRQFTLANNPQYVAAVLERGEVPVTLDQLTATDRANEYLLTTLRTARGCDLAHLRTHHGLDLPATRATYLAELQASGWATIQNEVLTLTDAGKLLADHITLELFQTTTTD, translated from the coding sequence ATGGCCGGTCTCTATCTCCACATCCCCTTCTGCAAGCAGGCCTGCCACTACTGCGACTTCCACTTCAGCACTTCGCTGGGGCTGAAAAGCCGTCTGGTCGAGGCCATCGTGCGGGAAATTGAGCTGCGGCGCGACTATCTCGGCGCGGGCGTGGCGTTAGAAACCATCTACTTCGGCGGCGGCACGCCTTCCCTGCTCACGGCCGATGAGCTGGCGCAGATTTTTGCGGCCATTCACCACCACTTTGCGGTCTCGCCGCAGGCCGAAATTACCCTCGAAGCCAATCCCGACGACCTCAGCGCCGCCAAGCTGCGCGAGCTGAGCCAGGCCGGTATCAACCGGCTCAGCATCGGCCTGCAAAGCTTCTACGAGCCGCACCTGCGGATGATGAACCGCGCCCACACCGCCGAGGAATCCACCACCGCCGTGCGCCGCGCTCAGGATGCGGGCTTCGAGAATATCTCCATCGACCTGATATACGGGGTGCCCGCGCCCGGCCATCACATCTGGGAAGCCGATTTGGCCAATGCCTTTGCGCTGGGGGTGCCGCACGTTTCGGCCTATGCGCTCACCATTGAGCCGGGCACGGCCTTTGGGCATCGGTTGCAGAAGGGCACTTTCAAGCCCGCGCCCGATGAGTTTGTGGCCACGCAGTTTGAAATGCTGCTGGCCGCCATGCGCGGCCACGGCTACACACAGTACGAAATCAGTAATTTCTGCCAGCCCGGCCGCGAGAGCCGCCACAATGCCAACTACTGGCGCGGGGTTCCCTACCTCGGCCTGGGCCCCAGCGCCCACAGCTACGACGGCCAGAACCGCCAGTTCACCCTCGCCAACAACCCGCAGTACGTGGCCGCCGTGCTCGAGCGCGGCGAAGTGCCCGTGACCCTCGACCAGCTCACCGCCACCGACCGCGCCAACGAGTACCTGCTCACCACCCTGCGCACCGCCCGGGGCTGCGACCTGGCCCACCTGCGCACCCACCACGGCCTCGACCTGCCCGCCACCCGCGCCACCTACCTCGCCGAGCTGCAAGCCAGCGGCTGGGCCACTATCCAAAACGAAGTGCTTACCTTGACCGATGCGGGCAAACTGCTGGCTGACCACATCACGCTGGAGCTGTTTCAGACCACGACCACCGATTAA